The region ACGATTGATGCTACCTCTTTAAGATgctcaaaatcaaaataatatcgGAAATCCTTTCCTTCCTCATCTTTACCACTCGGATTATAACTACCTTCCAAGCAAATACTCAAATCCATCACAAATGTCCTGTTCAAATACATAGCCTCTCCTAATCCACACAAGAAACTCCACATGTAATGATTCATTCCCTTACAATAATCCCCTCCTCTTGAGTAGTATAAGTATCGCCCTTTCCTAAAGTTCATTTGCGATCCCAAACTAGGGATTGTGTCATTTATCTCCTCATCACGGAGTGGTTGTGCAATCTTCGGATTACTCCCACTGGTCCTAGTAGTATTCAGTCTAATCCTTTGCCTCCGCGCATTTACCCCAGAATGCCAACCCCCGGCATGTACAATTTTGTAAGTACAATTCTCCCCAATTCCAAACTTAAACCTCCGAAAATCCCTATACTTTCTCCACGACTTCTCCTTCTTATTTCTAAACCTCCACGCCACATCACACTCATCTGGCTTCGACCCATTCACAGGCGCTTGATACTCAAAGAAAGCAATCGACTTGAACAACTTCAAATTAAACCTCTCCACAGTAGTCAAAACCCTCGGGTTTGAACAATTCACAACCTGTAAATCCTCACAACCAGTCGATTTCAGAGTTTCCAAGTTGGAATCCTCCTCCTTAGATTTCTCAATCATCTGTTCAGATTTCTCAATCATCTGCTCAGATTTCTGAATCACATCTTCAGTGATTGGTTGAACAGACAAAGCAGGTGGCACAGCAGGGGCAGACACACTCTGCAAATCCTCACCAGTTTTAAGAATAGAGTCATCATTTTTAAAAGTGGCATTTTCAGTTTCAGTAAAGAGTTTAGTAAGGGCAGGAGCTGATTCAAGCCATGGATCTGGAGGTTGATAGGTAATTGCAATGACAGTGAATATCAAAACAGTGAATACAAACACAGAAAAACACAAATTGCTTATAAGCTTTATCAAGTTTTGGCCTATAGGCTCAGTACTTGAATTTGTCTCTGTCATTATTTCTCAAATTCTAAAACCTACCCAGATCTTGAAATCAACTTATAAATCGAATTTAGCCAAAACCCAACTCTATAAACACCGTAATCATTAATGGGTACTTCTCATTTTTCATGAATCAACacagtaaaaaaaatgaaagaaacgTTGCTTACTTAGGATTGAATTGGAGGTGAAAGAGAAAAAAGACTTGAAATTTACTTACTTAGGTTGAATTGGAGCTGACTATTGAAAAGATGTAATTGAGAATTGAGCagaatttgaattgaaattagGGGTAGAGTAAGGATTTTGCTTTGAGTAGAAGTGaagcaaaaaatgaaaagtttttcTGTCTGAAGTGAACGTTTTGTATCGAGCGAGTTTGGTGCTGGTAATCCGCTCAGTGTTACTTAGCACACTTGATTACTGTTGGTGCCATGTCATAATCATAAAATTAGAGCCAATAATTATGGGcaggggtgagcacggttcggggGAATCCGGAAATTAACAAATCtccggaaccaaaccaaaaatcgGAGATATCAAAAATTGGATCTCCGGATCCGTACCAATAATCAGTTCATTTCGATtcggagattttatttttcagtacggttcggttcggagaTTCGGTCCTaatggttcggtacggttcggtacggatATTACTAAAACCACggaaattgttttatttaaaatgtgatctatattatattataatatattattttgacttctaaaattaattagctactcattcattcatttttatatatatttttaactatcacaaataaataattatcaataaaataaaaaggcacaacatgtatattaccgttcgatttaatattaattttttgattatttgataagaGTACTTTTATATATTCTCAAGTCtaaaactatatcatttttgttaaaattatgtaatttggtcaatgatagaaaataatgaatatgcATTGTTCAtgtcaatttataaaaaatactttttataattattaaatatttgacaaattcatataattttcattgaaatatataagtattttgtttttatgtaaattaataatatatatatatatatacaaatatttttaatatatattatttcggtTCTTCGAGTATAAGTTCGGTACTTCGGTTCGGTACTCGGTACGGTTATTTGTAAAAGATCTAGAACCGTACTAATAAAATTTTCAGTACGGTTCGGTTGGGGGAAAGTCAATGGTCAACGGCTATTTTTCGGTCCTGGatattttcggttcggttttcggttcggttttggagaTATCCAAGATtcgtgctcacccctaattaTGGGTGCCCACCGTAACACAAACCAGCGGTTCCGGTTCAAAACCGGCTCTAAGCCATTGGATGGTCTGGAATCGGCCTATTCTGGTTTACGCTTTCGCTTTAAcaggttaaaatataaaaaatttattattttctaaaatttaattttgaatatttaaaattaagttaaaattaaacttaattcaagtttttaattatacttaaaattataaaaaattattaaattttttgaattaattatttatatataatagtagtcataaaatgttataaaagaaaaataaaagtaatggTTAgagtttaaaaaaacaaaaaataaaatatattaaaaagaataattatattttatatatttatggtaTTAATAATTAGTTATTATGAATGGGGGATGGGTCCAGCAGGGGAGCCCAGTTCGCTCAGTCTTATGACAAccattttttgattttgaaaatggagTTGATGGATTGATGAGTTTCACGATGCGTAAACCTGCATAACAGGGTAGATAGCATATCGGACAGTGTTGAGCTTAAggaaaatatttgtatttaaattcCTTAGTGTGCAGGCATACCTCAATCCTTTATATAATTGTAAACACCTATTTTTCGAACAGGTAAAACGTGCTAAGGGACTGacgcgtccaatgatgattttcagagaaatctGTCCAGGTGACGAGCTATTCATTTGCTTGTTGGAATCTAAGCGAGCGAAATCTGCGCATagctgtaaacttggaggattaaaacgtattTAGCtgcaaatagcctataaaaatccaaaaacatTGTAGtgtaagtctagaaattggactaattgcaatatcctAAAAGTTTCTGGCCAATTTGCAACTTttacggactaaaattgaccataaccaAACCCATAGGGTCTGGAGCGGGGCACGGGGgtcgctcgcccaaggcttgtGGCTGACTTATCGATctgaaaatggtttgaaaaatggagtcgccacctagttcaactaggaaatgccttttaaccgactaggtaaccttactcgcttatggtTAGATTaccgtgcatcagaccaaagactagggttcgtggacctccccgaaaCTCTTTGTGCTtagcttatctgttaccggatttatttactggacatattcgttttattctcatctcaacaACATATGCAGTTcataggatatgaaagctgtaaataataTGAAAGAGTGTAAACAGGGTTGAtccgcatatgactcgattcagactggcatttgaggcaagtaataggtactcctaaacatacatctaagcTTAGAGGTTTCCaacaaatagcataagtctggctggtttGGATATTATACATGCACAAAATCTAAAACCAGATGTAAAAatatttgattgattgattttattaggtgatcttgaaaaacctacACAACCGTTACTATTTTTTCGTGTTAGTCCTAAAATGTCCAAATGATGGGCTGAATTGtattatttggctaatttatttgattagtcGTCTTTTAACCGGTTACTTTGATGTGtttttggaaagcggtaaacaatGCTAGCATACTCAGAGGCAGTTTGGTATAAATAAAAGATTAGggatactttttaacctcgttgacttttgaGTACCTAACACTTgtgcgggttttgaccatcagTCTGGTCAGAACGAGCTCTCGGTCAGATCATGAGAGTTGTTcgtctcgtcgatccggttctacAGGTTTTATCCGGAGTCGATTTTGAGTTCGAGTCAGCATAGAATCTTccctggaagttgctggtttattgggcctcgggctcgtggagccagtttataatttatgttACATATCTAGGCTCATGGGCccgattgtcacgacccaaattcatgagCCACGACCGGCGCttgggaatgggagtggtagctccgaaacccgtaacaagcttGAAAACacgtataaatttttcgcaaatcaaaatgttttccaTATAATAAACATTATCAAAATACATATGACCCCTGTTCGAAttcatatcagagttaaaacaattatatatatgaatAGTCAACCAATTATAAACTACTGCAGACtactagaatgaaaacctttcTTCATGACTCGTATAAACAACTTCCGAGAATCAAAACTTTGGAAGCTTCGTTCTTCAAATCATGTCTTACTCTACCTGTAAAATGGGAGggacaacggggtcagtataaaactgagtgagctCACtaaattacaagtaatattacataaagggtgaaaccgtttgaaaacttttttttatatagaaagtACCTTTTCAAACATACTTTGTATGTTTTTACTCACTTTCATATCTTATGTACATTTCATATATACATCCTTTTCATCCACtatgttattattaaaataacatcaaTAATCATTTTTCAAAGCACATACTATAgtacacttttaaaacatacaATACATATACTTCACAATTTCATaacatataatatattcatatagtcgtccgtTTATCAAAATACGTGAGTTTATGAGTACCGACGAgtaattaaagtgtactcaccacttgctatccaaggACTTCAATTAAGCATTTCGATATCTCGATCCATTAATTTTCTAGCCTCGTCGATAGCCGCCTTGTCGAGTCTACGCAAATATAATAATGCaggaattaataaaattcaagttATAACTATTTAACTAAAAAGTTgattttctagccaacttcggctattaaAAACGTTCacttaaaatagtccgacctctaaaaaaaattgacattcttaaagttcagaatATCACCaacaactttcgtttaggtctcggactgaaaCTAGCACCCGAAAGTGTCGGAAAATAACTCGAAAATCGGTTCCCTGAATTGGCTATTTTATGGGCTGCTCTTTGAGCCTAAAAACGAGGCACGTAAAACGattaaaatctaaaacaaatttgacATACATATACTTCGCATTCCTATCTACAACTTTCGTGAAGACTTCGACTAGTTTTGATGTCTCGTTAGCTCACAATAAATTCTTAGAGTCGGGTCCTTAATCAAGTTGAAAATAGTTTCcctaacttttttatttttgactcAACTTTGAACTTTAAAAACTTCTGATCTAGCTTAATGATGCTATGATTAATTTATCCAAAATTAATCCACGCAACATCGCCTATGTATTTCATTCATTTCGGAGTTAAAACACTAAGGTTTGAtgttcgttttttttttatcatgaaCTAACCTTCGTAGACAGTCCTTTATCCTTTTCAGTTTTTAACACTTTCAACTTACCTCCTTTATCAGTCAACTTAGCCATTTTCAATAATACTAATACCAATCTAACAATCATATTTCCATCATCGTATATTTATTAATTCGTACCAATTAACCTTTATCGAATATAATTGCTCGAAGTCATCTGAAAATGGGGCGGAAGTCAGCCCCTTAGCTGACTGGGACTGCAATTTTATTTAGTCCCTTATATCATCTTCGCCAACTCTGCTTAGGGAGCAGAGTTGGCCTGTTTTAATGGCAGCCCTGTCTGCTCTTCATGTAGACGATTGTCTACTCGTGAAGCAGACACATTTGTTTGTCCAGCAAGCCGACCTTGCTCTCAGAGCAAGGTACTTCTATTTGAGAAGTTCAGGATCAGACCATTTTATGGTCTGATTCTGATCGGTCTTGGCCACTAAAATCCGTCCAATACTAACCTCAAACACAACTCAGCTCATTGACACAACAAAACCCATCACAACTCTCTAAAACCTCACTCAAAACCCAACATAAATTCCCAGCAATTCACCATGGCAGaaaattcaatcaataaaaGCAATTACTACTTAATTTCttaatcaatttgaaatttaaaagctTTACCTTGAGCATAGGTAAGTTAGCTTTGTAACCGAATTTGAATTAACGGATTCGGTGGCCGGATCATCGAGCTATGAATTCCACTGTGGAGAGAGTGCAAGATGAAGATGATGGTGGTGATGGTTCAGTGTTCTTCAAGAGTTAGGGTTTGGttttattgatttttcattatCTGATTTTGAATGCTATAAAAAAAAGAAGGTGGAGGATTATGTGTCCTTATTTTATTGGTTTAGTTGAGAAAAATATTCATAACAATGCTTGAACATACCACCTCTTATAACTTAATCCTCATACCTTTAATTCCTTCAGTTTAATTCGAAATCATTTTCGTAATGAAATGGAACCTTGACGATGTTTGTTTATCGATAAATAATGGATTTTatcacattatttatttatctgggtccattaatttatttatatcattttctctttttcagataattaaaattccgctaaattataatatttttgtccaatatttataatatttagttttagctctttaattttattttaagaacTTTATCATAAAATTTAGTAGCTCGGGacttaccatttattttatttttatttata is a window of Mercurialis annua linkage group LG2, ddMerAnnu1.2, whole genome shotgun sequence DNA encoding:
- the LOC126669317 gene encoding uncharacterized protein LOC126669317 yields the protein MTETNSSTEPIGQNLIKLISNLCFSVFVFTVLIFTVIAITYQPPDPWLESAPALTKLFTETENATFKNDDSILKTGEDLQSVSAPAVPPALSVQPITEDVIQKSEQMIEKSEQMIEKSKEEDSNLETLKSTGCEDLQVVNCSNPRVLTTVERFNLKLFKSIAFFEYQAPVNGSKPDECDVAWRFRNKKEKSWRKYRDFRRFKFGIGENCTYKIVHAGGWHSGVNARRQRIRLNTTRTSGSNPKIAQPLRDEEINDTIPSLGSQMNFRKGRYLYYSRGGDYCKGMNHYMWSFLCGLGEAMYLNRTFVMDLSICLEGSYNPSGKDEEGKDFRYYFDFEHLKEVASIVEESEFVRDWKKWDRAHKKKLPVKKVVTHKVTPIQLKKDKSTIIWRQFDAPEPENYWYSVCEGQAAKYIQRPWHALWKSKRLMNIVTEISGQMDWDFDAVHVVRGEKAKNKELWPHLDADTSPDALVAKLQAMIQPWRNLYVATNEPFYNYFDKLRSHFKVHLLDDYKELWGNTSDWYNETMLLNDGRPVEFDGYMRVAVDTEVLYRAKTRVETFYNLTSDCKDGINTC